In Sceloporus undulatus isolate JIND9_A2432 ecotype Alabama chromosome 10, SceUnd_v1.1, whole genome shotgun sequence, the following proteins share a genomic window:
- the MTFP1 gene encoding mitochondrial fission process protein 1 isoform X2, which translates to MLPATNGPIPPPPKIRGPFQTELQGYTNEVGESFRAVVPVSVVWASYGIATAYVTADAVDKGKKAATAAEEEGRARRATVAVADTFVWQALASVAIPGFTINRICAASLYLLGRMTHWPLAARKWATTALGLSAIPFIIKPIDRSVDFLMDSSLRKLYKAKEKPPTSF; encoded by the exons ATGTTGCCAGCCACCAATGgacctattcctcctcctcctaagatTCGAGGGCCCTTCCAGACTGAGCTTCAAG GATACACCAACGAAGTCGGGGAGTCCTTCCGGGCCGTGGTGCCCGTCTCCGTGGTCTGGGCCAGCTATGGCATCGCCACCGCTTACGTAACCGCCGACGCTGTCGATAAGGGCAAGaaggctgccactgctgctgag GAAGAGGGCCGGGCCAGGCGGGCCACGGTGGCGGTGGCGGACACCTTCGTCTGGCAGGCCCTGGCCTCTGTCGCCATCCCCGGCTTCACCATCAACCGCATCTGTGCCGCCTCCCTCTACCTCTTGGGCCGCATGACCCACTGGCCCCTGGCGGCCCGGAAGTGGGCCACGACGGCCCTCGGGCTCTCGGCCATCCCCTTCATCATCAAACCCATTGACAG GTCGGTGGATTTCTTGATGGACTCCAGCCTTCGGAAACTCTACAAGGCGAAGGAGAAACCCCCTACTTCCttctga
- the LOC121916505 gene encoding uncharacterized protein LOC121916505 codes for MFCCVLCASVAQVLAQDNGGILLTRDANALDAATEETGWFKKLFHAAKGLVWSDAPNATQPPPISAPLVLSPQTTQAQAHAHFAQDDQGKAVAKMNFSLRVVNEDLAVAAGSGIYVEGAAIRIEARVQADANLFPKLFVDECYGTDAQHQSQSRRAYVIADNHGCLYASDSDATWFRKEDETIVLTLRVPAFLSDGELEAIYIHCLLTAWSQKFPTSPGKKTCYFDRISSRWKNLDEPSKAWVCGCCDNHCPPEPHPLGSVKAFSGEGRLRREVVGPLLVRKEAIPWFEGRCRTMKTLLLVSVAFVGSCILAALFLGVLLALGLALFRYSRAGEWRRKEQHFHAELQTVAEALAIAEEIEKESTLDYCKLKSDASEKED; via the exons ATGTTTTGCTGTGTTCTTTGTGCTTCAGTTGCCCAGGTTTTGGCCCAAGACAATGGTGGCATCTTGCTGACCCGTGATGCCAACGCTTTAGATGCTGCAACCGAGGAGACGGGATGGTTCAAAAAATTATTTCACG CCGCCAAGGGTCTGGTGTGGAGCGATGCGCCCAATGCCACCCAGCCTCCGCCGATTAGTGCCCCATTGGTCCTGAGCCCCCAAACCACCCAAGCCCAGGCTCATGCCCACTTTGCCCAAGACGATCAAGGCAAAGCAGTGGCGAAGATGAATTTCTCTCTCCGGGTCGTCAATG AGGACCTCGCCGTCGCTGCTGGATCTGGCATTTATGTTGAAGGTGCTGCCATCCGGATCGAGGCAAGAGTCCAGGCGGATGCCAACCTGTTCCCCAAACTGTTCGTCGACGAATGCTACGGGACCGATGCCCAACACCAAAGCCAGTCCAGGCGGGCCTATGTCATTGCGGATAACCACGG ATGCCTGTACGCCAGTGACTCGGACGCAACTTGGTTCCGTAAAGAGGATGAGACGATCGTGCTCACGCTCCGTGTCCCTGCCTTTTTGTCGGATGGGGAATTGGAGGCG aTCTACATCCACTGCCTCCTTACGGCCTGGAGCCAGAAATTCCCTACTAGCCCTGGCAAGAAAACTTGCTACTTTGACCGCATCTCCTCCAG GTGGAAAAACCTCGACGAACCCTCCAAGGCTTGGGTCTGCGGCTGCTGCGACAACCATTGCCCTCCGGAGCCCCATCCGCTTGGAAGCGTTAAAG CGTTTTCGGGCGAAGGAAGGCTGCGCAGGGAAGTAGTTGGACCTCTCTTAGTGCGGAAAGAAGCCATCCCGTGGTTTGAAG GCCGATGCCGCACCATGAAGACGCTGCTGCTGGTGAGCGTGGCCTTCGTGGGAAGCTGCATCTTGGCCGCCCTCTTCCTTGGCGTCCTCCTGGCCCTGGGGTTGGCGCTTTTCCGCTATTCCCGCGCTGGCGAATGGCGCCGGAAGGAGCAGCATTTCCACGCGGAGCTGCAGACCGTGGCGGAGGCGCTGGCCATTGCGGAGGAGATCGAGAAGGAATCCACCTTGGATTACTGCAAGCTCAAGAGCGACGCTTCGGAGAAAGAGGACTGA
- the MTFP1 gene encoding mitochondrial fission process protein 1 isoform X1, translated as MGVASSSRPLPRAGLPAMGSSGEEKDPFRESWLRYLGYTNEVGESFRAVVPVSVVWASYGIATAYVTADAVDKGKKAATAAEEEGRARRATVAVADTFVWQALASVAIPGFTINRICAASLYLLGRMTHWPLAARKWATTALGLSAIPFIIKPIDRSVDFLMDSSLRKLYKAKEKPPTSF; from the exons ATGGGCGTGGCGTCCTCCTCGAGGCCCCTCCCCCGAGCCGGGCTGCCAGCCATGGGCTCCTCCGGGGAGGAGAAGGACCCCTTCCGGGAGAGCTGGCTCCGCTACCTGG GATACACCAACGAAGTCGGGGAGTCCTTCCGGGCCGTGGTGCCCGTCTCCGTGGTCTGGGCCAGCTATGGCATCGCCACCGCTTACGTAACCGCCGACGCTGTCGATAAGGGCAAGaaggctgccactgctgctgag GAAGAGGGCCGGGCCAGGCGGGCCACGGTGGCGGTGGCGGACACCTTCGTCTGGCAGGCCCTGGCCTCTGTCGCCATCCCCGGCTTCACCATCAACCGCATCTGTGCCGCCTCCCTCTACCTCTTGGGCCGCATGACCCACTGGCCCCTGGCGGCCCGGAAGTGGGCCACGACGGCCCTCGGGCTCTCGGCCATCCCCTTCATCATCAAACCCATTGACAG GTCGGTGGATTTCTTGATGGACTCCAGCCTTCGGAAACTCTACAAGGCGAAGGAGAAACCCCCTACTTCCttctga